The following coding sequences are from one Dehalococcoidia bacterium window:
- the gcvPA gene encoding aminomethyl-transferring glycine dehydrogenase subunit GcvPA — MQHPYIPLTDDDRNEMLAKIGAASTDELFEDIPAAYRKPALDLPDPLSELELIDEMQALASQNRSAGEYACFLGAGAYRHFRPSLVDELVMRGEFLTSYTPYQPEVSQGTLQTIFEFQSVVCELTGMDVANAGMYDGASALAEACLMACAVTGRRRVAISERVHPNWLAVVQGYAHGRGIEVDVQPHGAFAVNEEHACLAVAQPDFYGRMSPDAAAWGEAAHAAGALYVVAADPISLAMFRPPSDYGADIVVAEGQSLGVPLSYGGPYVGLFACREKFVRQMPGRIAGQTKDLDGRTGYVLTLQTREQHIRRERATSNICTSTQLVALATTVYAQTLGPRGLRRVAELCYEKAHYAAGRIAHLEGYTVERDEPFFHEFVVRATKPVAEISRALLGRGIIGGLDLRDPMLNRMLICVTEMNSRAEIDAMVEALADA, encoded by the coding sequence GTGCAACACCCTTACATCCCGCTTACCGACGACGACCGCAACGAGATGCTCGCGAAGATCGGCGCGGCGTCGACCGATGAGCTGTTCGAAGACATCCCTGCGGCGTACCGCAAGCCGGCGCTCGACCTTCCCGACCCGCTCTCCGAGCTGGAACTGATCGACGAAATGCAGGCGCTTGCGTCGCAGAACCGCTCGGCGGGCGAGTACGCGTGCTTCCTGGGCGCGGGCGCCTACCGCCACTTCCGGCCGTCGCTCGTCGATGAACTGGTCATGCGCGGCGAATTCCTGACGAGCTATACGCCGTACCAGCCGGAGGTCAGCCAGGGCACGCTGCAGACCATCTTCGAGTTCCAGTCGGTGGTTTGTGAGCTGACCGGCATGGACGTCGCGAACGCCGGCATGTACGACGGCGCATCGGCGCTCGCGGAGGCCTGCCTGATGGCGTGCGCCGTCACGGGCCGCCGTCGCGTAGCGATATCAGAGCGCGTTCACCCGAACTGGCTCGCCGTCGTGCAGGGCTACGCCCACGGGCGCGGCATCGAAGTCGATGTGCAGCCTCACGGCGCCTTCGCTGTGAACGAAGAGCATGCGTGCCTCGCCGTCGCGCAGCCGGACTTCTACGGCCGCATGTCGCCCGATGCCGCGGCGTGGGGCGAAGCAGCGCACGCCGCGGGCGCGCTGTACGTCGTCGCCGCCGATCCGATCAGCCTGGCGATGTTCCGTCCGCCCTCGGACTACGGCGCAGACATCGTCGTCGCCGAGGGCCAATCGCTGGGCGTGCCGTTGTCATACGGTGGTCCGTACGTCGGCTTGTTCGCCTGCCGCGAGAAGTTCGTGCGCCAGATGCCTGGCCGTATCGCCGGCCAGACGAAGGACCTCGATGGCCGCACCGGCTACGTGCTGACGCTGCAGACGCGCGAGCAGCACATCCGCCGCGAGCGCGCCACGAGCAACATCTGCACGAGCACGCAGCTCGTCGCGCTGGCGACGACCGTGTACGCGCAGACGCTCGGGCCGCGCGGCCTCCGTCGCGTCGCTGAGCTCTGCTACGAGAAGGCGCACTACGCCGCCGGCCGCATCGCGCACCTCGAAGGCTACACCGTCGAACGCGACGAGCCGTTCTTCCACGAGTTCGTCGTCCGCGCGACGAAGCCCGTCGCCGAAATCAGCCGCGCGCTGCTCGGTCGCGGCATTATCGGCGGACTCGACCTGCGCGATCCCATGCTCAACCGCATGCTGATCTGCGTGACCGAGATGAACAGTCGCGCCGAGATCGACGCCATGGTGGAGGCGTTGGCCGATGCCTGA
- a CDS encoding CoA transferase — translation MTSSLDGIRIIDATESTGGALASMLLADHGADVIKIERLGGDPMRAQPRFHVLNRSKRSVTLDLDTDADREKLRRLISSADVFLHDWAPGRDANLGFDASALRTLNPGLVAGYLPAYGSKGPWAHLPPDEALIQAVSGISDAQFRYEPPPVYVTIPIAGYAHAVVAAVAIAASLYARSQSGEGDRFELSAVAACFAMETIAWLRAEGVTRLAGQQDPRGPIPTYRLVEASDDWFFAGALTPPFWAKLAIAAGLDDCLVDPRFAGAPMGIANMDDRRELARHVSGAFAHLTRDEAMRLLEEADVPRAPVLSREEWAQDPQVHHNGSIVDVHDPVLGATGQMGVPVSLKFSPGAVRGPAPLPGEHDREFDEIASRSQAPLVAKDASPRRYPLEHITVLDMGGFIAGANASMMLADLGADVIKIEAPEGDGWRSSGLAFLGSNRSKRGLCIDLKRPEGRDLFLDLAERADVVLDNLRAGVMDRLGIGWEALHARNPRIVHCSVTGYGSSGPYAHLPGFDPMIQARGGFMRAQGEPGGEPVYLQLPTCDYGTALSAAYGMILALIARERTGVGDRVQTSLADSAFTMQAGEFLFYEGKQPEPPGGRDLAGRHALYRVHPAADGYVMLACSTEEHAAALVEALGIATANSKRQKAKSSDGGLLAQPLDGPLAEAVAGKLRECTVAHWLEVLLALGVPVVPCVTVEQLFDDPHTRANNLWWEAEHPRWGRVQQTGEVIHWDAMSMHLQRRAPVLGEHSVECLRALGIGHARIDALLSDGVVVQAEL, via the coding sequence ATGACTTCATCGCTCGACGGCATCCGCATCATCGACGCCACTGAGAGCACGGGCGGCGCGCTCGCGTCGATGCTGCTCGCCGACCACGGCGCCGACGTCATCAAGATCGAACGTCTTGGCGGCGACCCGATGCGCGCCCAGCCACGATTCCACGTCCTCAACCGCAGCAAGCGCAGCGTCACGCTCGATCTTGATACGGACGCCGACCGGGAGAAACTGCGACGGCTAATTAGCTCGGCAGATGTCTTCCTGCACGATTGGGCGCCGGGCCGTGACGCGAATCTAGGTTTCGATGCGTCTGCGCTGCGCACGCTCAATCCGGGGCTGGTCGCCGGGTACCTCCCCGCGTACGGCTCGAAAGGGCCGTGGGCGCATCTGCCGCCTGACGAAGCACTCATACAGGCGGTCTCTGGCATCAGCGATGCGCAGTTTCGCTACGAACCGCCTCCGGTCTACGTGACGATCCCGATAGCCGGCTACGCGCACGCCGTCGTGGCGGCGGTCGCTATTGCGGCGTCGTTGTACGCGCGTTCGCAAAGCGGGGAGGGCGATCGCTTCGAGCTGTCGGCAGTGGCGGCCTGCTTCGCGATGGAGACGATCGCCTGGCTGCGCGCTGAGGGCGTGACACGGCTCGCCGGCCAGCAAGACCCACGCGGGCCGATCCCGACGTATCGCCTTGTCGAAGCTTCGGACGACTGGTTCTTCGCCGGGGCGCTGACGCCGCCGTTCTGGGCGAAACTGGCGATCGCCGCCGGCCTCGACGATTGTCTCGTCGATCCGCGCTTCGCCGGCGCGCCGATGGGCATCGCCAACATGGACGATCGGCGCGAACTTGCGCGGCACGTGTCCGGCGCGTTCGCGCACCTGACGCGCGACGAGGCGATGCGCCTGCTCGAAGAGGCTGACGTGCCGCGCGCGCCCGTGCTTTCGCGCGAGGAATGGGCGCAAGACCCGCAGGTGCATCACAACGGCTCGATTGTCGACGTGCACGACCCGGTGCTCGGCGCGACGGGGCAGATGGGAGTCCCGGTGTCACTGAAATTCTCGCCGGGCGCCGTCCGCGGTCCTGCACCGTTACCGGGCGAGCACGATCGAGAGTTCGACGAGATCGCGTCGCGTTCGCAGGCACCTCTCGTCGCAAAGGATGCTTCTCCGCGCCGGTATCCGCTCGAACACATCACGGTGCTCGACATGGGAGGCTTCATTGCCGGCGCCAATGCGTCAATGATGCTCGCCGACCTGGGCGCGGACGTGATCAAGATCGAAGCGCCCGAGGGCGACGGCTGGCGTTCGTCCGGGCTGGCGTTTCTCGGCTCGAACCGCAGCAAGCGCGGCCTGTGCATCGATTTGAAGCGACCTGAGGGACGCGATCTCTTCCTCGACCTTGCGGAGCGCGCAGACGTCGTGCTCGACAACCTGCGCGCGGGCGTCATGGACCGCCTGGGCATCGGCTGGGAGGCGCTGCACGCGCGCAACCCACGCATCGTGCACTGTTCGGTCACCGGCTATGGCAGTAGCGGCCCGTACGCGCATCTGCCGGGCTTTGACCCGATGATCCAGGCGCGCGGCGGTTTCATGCGCGCGCAGGGCGAGCCCGGCGGCGAGCCGGTGTACCTGCAACTGCCGACGTGCGACTACGGCACGGCGCTTTCGGCGGCGTACGGCATGATATTGGCGCTCATCGCGCGCGAGCGCACGGGCGTCGGGGACCGCGTGCAGACGTCGCTGGCGGACAGCGCGTTCACGATGCAGGCCGGCGAGTTCCTGTTCTACGAGGGCAAGCAGCCGGAACCGCCCGGCGGCCGCGACCTTGCGGGGCGGCACGCGCTGTATCGCGTGCATCCGGCTGCGGACGGGTACGTGATGCTTGCGTGCTCGACGGAGGAGCATGCGGCGGCGCTAGTTGAGGCGTTAGGAATCGCGACGGCAAACAGCAAACGGCAAAAAGCAAAGTCGAGCGATGGCGGATTGCTTGCTCAGCCGCTCGATGGTCCGCTTGCCGAGGCTGTCGCGGGGAAGTTGCGTGAGTGCACGGTCGCGCACTGGTTGGAGGTGCTGCTTGCGCTCGGCGTGCCCGTCGTGCCGTGCGTGACCGTCGAGCAGTTGTTCGACGACCCGCACACGCGCGCCAACAACCTCTGGTGGGAAGCCGAGCACCCGCGATGGGGCCGCGTGCAGCAGACGGGCGAAGTGATCCACTGGGACGCGATGTCGATGCACCTGCAGCGTCGCGCGCCCGTGCTCGGCGAGCACTCCGTCGAATGCCTGCGCGCGCTGGGCATCGGCCACGCGCGGATCGACGCGCTGCTCAGCGACGGCGTCGTCGTGCAGGCGGAGTTGTGA
- the gcvPB gene encoding aminomethyl-transferring glycine dehydrogenase subunit GcvPB: protein MPETHKTQPENEPLAIALSRPGRIGVALPASDVPASPDAPPRELLRDELRLPELSQLDVVRHFTRLSQLNWSIDTHMYPLGSCTMKLNPKVNDAVASMSGFAQSHPMQPDEDAQGALAVMHGLQDQLAEITGMAGTSLAPMAGAQGELAGILVIKAYLDSLGNHRPRILVPDSAHGTNPATASMAGFEVVAVKSRDDGDMDLDDLRRALEEHGHAVGALMITLPSTLGLFDRNIVQIAEMVHAHGGLMYGDGANLNAMLGQVKPGDLGFDVMHINLHKTFSTPHGGGGPGAGPIAVKEHLLPFLPTPHVRLAPHPLPPSPSSGEGEAERYVLAEPEQSIGRLGAFHGNFGVLVRAYAYIRSLGADGLRTISEAAVLNANYVQSRLRDAYDLAHDRRCMHEVVFSGRKQKSQGAKTLDIAKRMIDYGYHPPTIYFPLVVDEAMMVEPTESESKETLDAFCDAMLKIAEEAATQPELLHEAPHHAPLRRLDEATAARKPVLRW, encoded by the coding sequence ATGCCTGAGACGCACAAGACGCAACCCGAAAACGAACCGCTGGCGATCGCGCTCTCGAGGCCGGGGCGCATTGGCGTAGCGCTGCCCGCATCCGACGTACCCGCGTCGCCCGATGCGCCGCCGCGCGAACTGCTGCGCGACGAGTTACGCCTGCCCGAACTGTCGCAGCTCGACGTCGTGCGCCACTTTACGCGCCTGTCGCAGCTCAACTGGTCGATCGATACGCATATGTACCCGCTCGGCTCGTGCACGATGAAGCTCAACCCCAAGGTCAACGACGCCGTCGCATCGATGTCCGGGTTCGCGCAATCGCATCCCATGCAGCCCGACGAAGACGCGCAGGGCGCGCTCGCCGTCATGCACGGGCTGCAAGATCAACTCGCCGAGATCACCGGGATGGCCGGCACCTCGCTGGCGCCGATGGCTGGCGCGCAGGGCGAACTGGCGGGCATCCTCGTCATCAAGGCGTACCTGGATTCGCTCGGCAACCATCGCCCGCGCATCCTCGTGCCGGACTCCGCGCACGGCACCAACCCGGCGACCGCATCGATGGCCGGCTTCGAGGTCGTCGCGGTGAAGTCACGCGACGACGGCGACATGGACCTCGACGACCTGCGCCGCGCACTCGAAGAGCATGGCCACGCCGTCGGCGCGCTGATGATCACGCTGCCAAGCACGCTCGGCCTGTTCGACCGCAACATCGTCCAGATCGCGGAAATGGTGCATGCGCACGGCGGCCTCATGTACGGCGACGGGGCGAACCTCAACGCGATGCTCGGACAGGTGAAGCCCGGCGACCTCGGCTTCGACGTGATGCACATCAACCTGCACAAGACCTTCAGCACGCCGCACGGCGGCGGCGGCCCGGGCGCGGGGCCGATCGCCGTAAAGGAGCACCTGCTGCCGTTCCTGCCAACGCCGCACGTACGTCTAGCGCCTCACCCCCTGCCCCCCTCTCCATCGAGTGGAGAGGGGGAAGCGGAACGCTACGTGCTCGCCGAGCCGGAGCAGAGCATCGGCCGGCTGGGCGCGTTCCACGGCAACTTCGGTGTGCTCGTGCGCGCCTACGCCTACATCCGCAGCCTCGGCGCCGACGGCCTGCGCACGATCAGCGAGGCCGCGGTGCTCAACGCGAACTACGTGCAGTCACGCCTGCGCGACGCGTACGACCTGGCGCACGACCGCCGCTGCATGCACGAAGTGGTGTTCTCCGGCCGCAAGCAGAAGTCGCAGGGTGCGAAGACGCTCGATATCGCCAAGCGGATGATCGACTACGGCTACCATCCGCCGACGATCTACTTCCCGCTCGTCGTCGACGAAGCGATGATGGTCGAGCCGACCGAGAGCGAGTCGAAAGAGACGCTGGACGCCTTCTGCGATGCCATGCTCAAGATCGCCGAAGAAGCCGCCACCCAGCCCGAACTCCTGCACGAAGCCCCCCACCACGCCCCGCTCCGCCGGCTTGATGAGGCGACCGCCGCCCGCAAACCGGTGCTGCGGTGGTGA
- a CDS encoding retropepsin-like aspartic protease — protein MPDLPGSSPIVVSFLVDTGADMTVLHPQDSERLITTADQWQWIRGRPTLSVGGAGHGMPHYSVDASIFLMHVDKSVSYHDFKLYIAEPHAGNQINESLLGRDVLRHYVTSFDGVEGLTLTGPS, from the coding sequence GTGCCCGATCTGCCTGGGTCGTCGCCGATTGTCGTTTCGTTCCTCGTCGATACGGGCGCCGACATGACAGTGCTGCATCCCCAGGACAGCGAGCGCCTCATCACGACCGCGGACCAATGGCAGTGGATCCGAGGGCGTCCGACGCTGAGCGTGGGCGGCGCCGGGCACGGGATGCCGCATTACTCCGTGGATGCATCGATCTTCCTGATGCACGTCGATAAGAGCGTCAGCTATCACGACTTCAAGCTGTACATCGCGGAACCGCATGCCGGTAATCAGATCAACGAGTCCTTGCTTGGTCGAGACGTCCTGAGGCACTACGTAACATCATTCGATGGAGTCGAAGGTCTTACGCTGACGGGGCCGTCGTGA
- a CDS encoding A24 family peptidase, which produces MIMAIVGVLAGFGLDEAIARLSREPYERADADEDDESPLDEESPHRLALGSEAGALAMPRALTSASMYRRTIVVGVTALLFALAGHQYESEPLHVAIVAAYAAVLIVCTGTDLLAYRVPNVVTYPAIIAAVTIGLVMPDANRANVLVGGALVGGTFLLMSILTRGGMGMGDVKLAFFTGFGLGLSFGISALLLTAIGGGVIAVILLVTRIRDRRDPIPYAPFIAAGAMFILLTQGAAFVEI; this is translated from the coding sequence ATGATCATGGCGATCGTGGGCGTGCTTGCGGGCTTTGGGCTCGATGAGGCGATCGCGCGCCTGTCGCGCGAGCCATACGAGCGTGCCGACGCCGACGAAGACGACGAATCGCCGCTGGACGAAGAATCACCGCATCGTCTCGCACTCGGCAGCGAGGCGGGCGCCCTGGCGATGCCGCGCGCACTTACGTCAGCATCGATGTATCGCCGGACGATCGTCGTCGGCGTCACCGCGCTCCTATTCGCGCTCGCCGGCCACCAGTACGAGTCGGAGCCCCTGCACGTGGCGATCGTCGCGGCGTACGCTGCCGTGCTGATCGTCTGCACCGGGACGGACTTGCTCGCCTACCGGGTGCCCAATGTCGTGACGTATCCGGCGATCATCGCCGCGGTCACCATAGGTCTGGTGATGCCGGACGCCAATCGTGCCAACGTGCTTGTCGGCGGTGCGCTCGTCGGTGGTACGTTCCTGCTGATGTCGATTCTGACGCGCGGCGGCATGGGCATGGGCGATGTGAAGCTTGCGTTTTTCACGGGTTTCGGGCTGGGTCTCTCGTTTGGTATCAGCGCGCTGCTCCTGACCGCGATCGGCGGCGGCGTCATCGCCGTGATCCTGCTGGTCACCCGCATCCGCGATCGACGCGACCCGATCCCGTACGCGCCATTCATCGCGGCGGGCGCGATGTTTATTTTGCTGACGCAAGGCGCGGCGTTCGTCGAGATCTGA
- the gcvH gene encoding glycine cleavage system protein GcvH, which translates to MASPADRRYSKEHEWVRLDGDSARVGITDYAQNQLGDIVYVDLPEAGANIAQFEKMGEIESVKAVSDLYSPISGEVISVNQGVVEKPETVNSDPHGEGWLIEVRMADASEPDKLMSAEEYDAFIEAEQRDESIGP; encoded by the coding sequence ATGGCGAGTCCAGCGGACCGGCGGTACTCGAAGGAACATGAGTGGGTGAGGCTCGACGGCGATTCGGCGCGCGTCGGCATCACGGACTACGCCCAGAATCAACTCGGCGACATCGTGTACGTGGATCTGCCCGAGGCGGGTGCGAACATTGCCCAATTCGAGAAAATGGGGGAGATCGAGTCGGTGAAAGCCGTCTCGGATTTGTACTCGCCGATCTCGGGCGAAGTAATCAGTGTCAACCAGGGCGTCGTCGAGAAACCGGAGACGGTGAACAGCGACCCGCACGGCGAAGGCTGGCTGATCGAAGTGCGCATGGCTGATGCGTCGGAGCCGGACAAACTCATGAGCGCCGAAGAGTACGATGCCTTCATCGAAGCAGAACAGCGCGACGAATCGATCGGCCCGTAA
- the larA gene encoding nickel-dependent lactate racemase — protein sequence MDVHLPYGEAGIDAHVPDGALVLVPERTPPLADPREGVRRAIARPIGSPPLAEVARPGQKAAIVVSDITRPVPNAIILPPMLETLEASGVACGDITIVIGTGLHRPSRADELERMLGGDILARYRVVDHDARDRSAHDFLFKSPRGVDVWVNREYMQAHLRILTGFVEPHLFAGYSGGGKAMLPGICGAESIMPNHDARMIGHPKATWCTTEGNPIFEEMRDAALRTSPSFTLNVTLDERKHLTGVFAGGLVAAHEAAIAQAARQAVRPIPHLFDIVVATNMGYPADLVLYQSVKGMSVAAQACAPGGAILLVAECREGLGAAEYGDLIFSEASPHALLKRIEQSPHTTYDQWQVQVQAMVQARCDVWLHSALDRDTVESVHLRYAPDVDATLAHLIEDRRVSLGREPSVCVLPYGQLTVPVLA from the coding sequence ATGGACGTCCATCTCCCGTACGGTGAGGCTGGCATCGACGCGCACGTACCCGATGGCGCGCTCGTGCTGGTACCGGAGCGTACGCCGCCGCTCGCCGATCCGAGAGAGGGCGTGCGCCGGGCGATCGCGCGGCCGATCGGATCGCCACCACTGGCTGAGGTCGCGAGGCCCGGCCAGAAGGCCGCAATCGTCGTTTCAGACATCACTCGGCCGGTGCCGAATGCGATCATCCTGCCGCCGATGCTGGAGACGCTCGAAGCGTCAGGCGTCGCGTGCGGCGACATCACGATCGTCATCGGCACCGGCCTGCACCGTCCATCGCGCGCCGACGAGTTGGAGCGGATGCTCGGCGGGGATATCCTCGCGCGGTACCGCGTCGTTGACCACGATGCGCGTGACCGCTCGGCGCATGACTTCCTGTTCAAGAGCCCGCGCGGCGTCGACGTCTGGGTGAATCGGGAGTACATGCAAGCGCACCTGCGCATCCTTACCGGTTTCGTGGAGCCGCACCTGTTCGCCGGATATTCGGGCGGTGGAAAGGCGATGCTTCCGGGCATCTGCGGCGCCGAGTCGATCATGCCGAACCACGACGCGCGCATGATCGGTCACCCGAAGGCCACGTGGTGCACCACCGAAGGCAACCCGATCTTCGAAGAGATGCGCGATGCGGCGCTGAGGACCAGTCCGTCGTTCACGCTCAACGTTACGCTTGACGAGCGCAAGCACCTCACCGGCGTCTTCGCGGGCGGTCTCGTCGCTGCGCATGAGGCGGCGATCGCGCAGGCGGCGCGCCAGGCGGTACGGCCGATCCCGCACCTCTTCGACATCGTCGTCGCGACGAACATGGGGTATCCCGCGGACCTCGTGTTGTACCAGTCGGTCAAGGGCATGTCGGTTGCCGCACAGGCGTGCGCTCCCGGGGGCGCGATCCTGCTCGTTGCGGAATGCCGCGAGGGCCTGGGCGCCGCCGAGTATGGCGATCTCATCTTCAGCGAAGCGTCGCCGCATGCGTTGCTCAAGCGCATCGAGCAGTCTCCTCACACGACGTACGACCAGTGGCAGGTACAGGTGCAGGCGATGGTGCAGGCCCGATGTGACGTGTGGCTCCACTCGGCGCTCGACCGCGATACGGTCGAATCGGTGCACCTGCGCTACGCGCCGGACGTCGACGCGACACTGGCGCACCTCATCGAAGACAGACGCGTATCGCTGGGCCGCGAGCCCTCCGTCTGCGTGCTCCCGTACGGCCAGTTGACGGTTCCGGTCCTCGCTTAA
- the gcvT gene encoding glycine cleavage system aminomethyltransferase GcvT, which translates to MSESQTSALRKTALFDLHERQGARIVPFSGWAMPVQYRGIVEEHHAVRRRAGVFDVSHMGRLFAVGSDAARLLRRAVTYDVTKLPEGRGHYTLLCTPEGGIIDDPYVYRLDAQRFLVVGNAANAEHDATHVASLVANGMDVELLDRQEQTVMLAVQGPAASGYLSRVIGPEVAAMEKRACTELPFMQYKLFVSRTGYTGEDGFELVTSPEAGRALWRQLLAEGVEPCGLGARDTLRLEAALPLWGNDIDTTTNPYEAGLGWLVSLRDGADFIGRGALEQIKRDGVTQRLSHLRANGRGVIRDTYPVMKDRKQVAIVASGGFSPTLGVSIAMAYLPLDLTPEGTTLDIDVRGRMVPVEVVPRPFIGGSAKARKTKGAA; encoded by the coding sequence ATGTCCGAATCCCAGACCTCCGCTCTTCGAAAAACTGCCCTCTTCGACCTGCACGAGCGGCAGGGAGCGCGCATCGTCCCGTTTTCCGGCTGGGCGATGCCTGTCCAGTACAGGGGCATCGTCGAGGAGCATCACGCAGTGCGACGGCGCGCGGGCGTATTCGACGTGTCGCACATGGGCCGGCTCTTCGCCGTCGGCTCGGACGCGGCGCGGCTGCTTCGGCGCGCCGTGACGTACGACGTGACGAAGCTGCCGGAGGGGCGCGGCCATTACACGCTTCTCTGCACGCCCGAAGGCGGCATCATCGACGATCCCTACGTCTATCGCCTCGATGCGCAGCGGTTCCTCGTCGTCGGCAACGCCGCCAACGCTGAGCACGACGCGACGCACGTCGCCTCGCTCGTCGCGAACGGCATGGATGTCGAATTGCTCGACCGGCAGGAGCAGACGGTGATGCTGGCGGTGCAGGGGCCAGCGGCGAGCGGTTATCTCTCGCGGGTCATCGGACCGGAAGTGGCGGCGATGGAGAAGCGCGCGTGTACGGAGCTGCCGTTCATGCAGTACAAGCTCTTCGTGTCGCGCACCGGCTACACGGGTGAAGACGGTTTCGAACTGGTCACGTCTCCCGAAGCGGGGCGGGCACTCTGGCGACAACTGCTCGCGGAGGGCGTGGAGCCATGCGGGCTCGGCGCGCGTGACACGCTGCGGCTCGAAGCCGCGCTGCCGCTCTGGGGCAACGACATCGACACGACGACGAATCCCTACGAGGCGGGACTCGGATGGCTCGTGAGCCTGCGTGACGGCGCGGACTTCATCGGGCGGGGCGCGCTCGAACAGATCAAGCGGGATGGCGTCACGCAGAGGCTATCGCACCTCCGCGCGAACGGCCGCGGCGTGATCCGGGACACGTATCCGGTGATGAAGGACCGCAAGCAAGTGGCGATCGTCGCGAGCGGCGGCTTTTCGCCGACGCTGGGCGTGAGCATCGCGATGGCGTACCTCCCGCTCGACCTGACTCCCGAAGGCACCACGCTCGACATCGACGTGCGCGGTCGCATGGTGCCGGTCGAAGTCGTGCCGCGGCCGTTCATCGGCGGTTCGGCGAAGGCCAGGAAGACGAAGGGCGCCGCATAA
- a CDS encoding cupin domain-containing protein: MSDAPISIPSCVAALTEAWQPQDLARVDETVVRLARLDGAFSWHTHAQDEAFLCWQGAFRIEQRSAGDVSLAAGDLYVVRAGIEHRPVADAPAYALIIECAETRQYGD, from the coding sequence GTGAGCGATGCGCCGATCTCGATCCCGTCGTGCGTCGCCGCGCTCACCGAAGCGTGGCAGCCGCAGGATCTTGCCCGCGTCGACGAGACGGTCGTGCGGCTAGCAAGGCTCGACGGCGCTTTCTCGTGGCACACGCACGCGCAGGACGAGGCGTTCCTGTGCTGGCAGGGCGCGTTCCGCATCGAGCAGCGCAGTGCGGGCGACGTCTCGCTCGCGGCGGGCGATCTCTATGTGGTGCGCGCGGGCATCGAGCACCGGCCGGTCGCCGATGCGCCGGCCTACGCGCTGATCATCGAGTGCGCGGAGACGCGGCAGTACGGGGACTAG